Proteins co-encoded in one Desulfitobacterium hafniense DCB-2 genomic window:
- a CDS encoding LysR substrate-binding domain-containing protein, with product MEVLFMNYLRLKYFTVIAKHLNFSKAAQELYISQPALSKHIMELEKHFGTALFVRTNRNLILTAAGKVLLSEAEKIFAREPEVFHLVKEASAKEAGKLSIAFVSTSLSFHIPLLVKHYNQDYPMVDVSLQRLPWGKVEHAVINNQADIGFIISFDDHYLPFLDSHVLTRTYSAIVAAHDHPLATQDKVHISQLKNEHFIQVSPSTQPIPYNYIILLCENAGFTPNIATTCPLVETVLMMVQAGLGISVLSRLAPVKGMDNLKFIDIEGVTPSSFSVVWKKDSNNPYLERFINRIKQYQWPEFV from the coding sequence ATGGAGGTATTGTTCATGAACTATCTCCGTCTAAAATATTTTACAGTGATTGCTAAACATCTTAATTTCTCCAAAGCCGCTCAAGAACTCTATATCAGTCAGCCCGCCTTAAGCAAACATATCATGGAATTGGAAAAGCACTTCGGTACCGCTCTGTTCGTCCGGACAAACCGTAATCTGATCCTTACCGCGGCTGGAAAAGTGCTACTATCTGAAGCTGAAAAAATCTTCGCTAGGGAGCCAGAAGTTTTTCACCTGGTGAAGGAAGCCTCTGCCAAAGAAGCAGGAAAATTGAGCATTGCCTTTGTCAGCACCAGCTTGTCTTTTCACATACCCTTGCTGGTCAAGCATTACAATCAGGATTATCCGATGGTTGATGTAAGCCTGCAGCGGCTCCCCTGGGGTAAGGTGGAACACGCCGTTATCAATAATCAAGCGGATATTGGCTTTATTATATCTTTTGACGATCATTATCTGCCTTTTTTGGATTCTCATGTGCTCACCCGCACTTATTCCGCAATCGTCGCAGCCCATGACCACCCTCTTGCCACGCAGGACAAAGTTCATATTTCTCAGCTAAAAAATGAACACTTTATCCAAGTATCGCCGAGCACCCAACCCATTCCATATAATTACATTATACTGTTGTGTGAAAACGCCGGCTTTACCCCTAACATTGCCACCACTTGTCCCTTAGTGGAGACGGTTTTAATGATGGTACAGGCAGGTCTCGGCATCTCAGTGCTTTCGAGGCTTGCCCCGGTCAAAGGCATGGATAACCTGAAATTCATTGATATCGAGGGAGTAACCCCTTCATCTTTTTCGGTAGTATGGAAAAAAGACTCGAACAATCCTTATTTAGAGAGATTTATTAATAGGATAAAACAATATCAATGGCCGGAATTTGTCTAA
- a CDS encoding uroporphyrinogen decarboxylase family protein yields MIQLKQERNQLFTDIYDGLKPKRIPIRIQVTHEAAIQYCKMDLKHTQWDKTAYFSFMDKVSAQLETDLTPVSMNVRTPAYYQILESEAFVMSSSGVLQHPEVKSMEAKEYDEFIEDPYSFILTKALPRVYKGFGGDPVRKSLNLAKAMAAYEDYKKAQLVAMSKINEKYGYAHLPIGGVTEAPYDFLADVLRSFTEISKDIRRCPDKIAEACDAVLPYLQRCAVSPMSSNYNRTMIPVHMPPFMNTKQFEKYFWPSFKQLVQFIYERGSNCWLLLQGDMVRYIDYINELPGNPEVRHEYGDMKEVLERTNKKHIISGLYPVTMLETSSEKECMDYARKTVEILGQNGNYIFNFDKPILSLDENSMQNLRAVIATVRKYGEY; encoded by the coding sequence ATGATTCAATTAAAGCAAGAACGGAATCAACTGTTTACCGACATCTACGATGGGCTCAAACCCAAGCGCATACCAATTCGCATCCAGGTAACGCACGAAGCCGCTATTCAATATTGCAAAATGGATTTAAAACACACTCAGTGGGATAAGACGGCTTACTTTTCCTTCATGGACAAAGTATCAGCCCAATTGGAAACGGATCTGACACCTGTTTCCATGAATGTGCGAACCCCGGCCTATTATCAGATTCTGGAATCGGAAGCCTTTGTCATGAGCTCAAGCGGTGTTCTTCAACACCCTGAAGTTAAGTCCATGGAAGCTAAGGAATATGATGAGTTTATTGAGGATCCCTACAGCTTTATATTAACCAAAGCTCTGCCCCGAGTATATAAAGGATTCGGCGGTGACCCGGTAAGGAAGAGTCTTAATCTGGCTAAGGCTATGGCGGCTTATGAAGATTATAAGAAAGCTCAGCTGGTGGCCATGTCCAAAATCAACGAAAAATATGGTTATGCCCATTTACCCATCGGAGGAGTGACAGAAGCTCCCTATGACTTTTTGGCTGATGTTCTCCGCTCCTTCACAGAGATTTCCAAGGATATTCGCCGCTGTCCGGACAAAATTGCTGAAGCATGCGATGCAGTGCTGCCTTACCTGCAGAGGTGCGCCGTTTCTCCAATGTCTTCCAACTACAATCGCACCATGATTCCCGTTCATATGCCGCCGTTTATGAATACCAAGCAGTTTGAAAAATATTTTTGGCCCTCCTTCAAGCAACTTGTTCAGTTCATCTATGAGAGAGGCTCCAATTGCTGGCTTCTACTGCAGGGAGATATGGTTCGGTATATTGATTATATAAACGAACTCCCTGGAAATCCCGAAGTCAGGCATGAGTACGGAGATATGAAAGAGGTGTTGGAAAGAACCAATAAAAAGCATATTATCTCCGGCCTATACCCAGTCACGATGCTTGAAACCAGCAGTGAAAAAGAATGTATGGATTATGCTAGAAAGACAGTTGAAATCCTAGGCCAAAACGGCAACTATATCTTTAATTTTGATAAGCCCATTTTATCTCTTGATGAAAATTCTATGCAGAATTTGAGAGCTGTTATTGCTACTGTAAGAAAGTACGGTGAGTATTAA
- a CDS encoding cobalamin B12-binding domain-containing protein: MIDLKELTAAVGALEEEKVFAMLGEFLKTNPSQEETQKVVAACQGGMAVIGDLFEQGEYYVGDLVFAGSLLTDIIEKLKPSLGSATGKEIASILLGTVEGDLHDIGKNIFRCMAEAAGFKVIDLGIDTPAEEFVAKVRENKPAIVGMSGVLTLALESMRTTVQALEAAGLRKDVKIIIGGNPVTQEACEKIAADAFTTNAAEGIKICQGWVS, encoded by the coding sequence ATGATTGATCTCAAGGAATTGACCGCCGCCGTTGGGGCATTGGAGGAGGAGAAAGTCTTCGCAATGCTGGGGGAGTTTCTGAAGACGAATCCCTCTCAGGAAGAGACCCAAAAAGTTGTGGCTGCCTGTCAAGGTGGAATGGCTGTTATTGGCGATTTGTTTGAGCAAGGTGAATATTACGTAGGAGATTTGGTTTTTGCCGGGAGCCTGTTGACTGATATCATTGAAAAGCTGAAACCCTCTTTAGGTTCTGCCACAGGAAAGGAAATAGCTTCTATACTTCTGGGCACGGTGGAAGGTGATTTGCATGATATCGGCAAGAATATTTTTAGATGCATGGCAGAGGCCGCTGGTTTTAAGGTTATTGATTTAGGCATTGATACCCCGGCTGAGGAGTTCGTCGCAAAAGTAAGAGAAAATAAACCGGCCATTGTCGGCATGAGCGGAGTTTTAACCCTGGCTTTAGAATCGATGAGAACTACAGTTCAAGCATTAGAAGCAGCGGGTCTAAGAAAGGATGTCAAAATTATTATTGGGGGGAACCCTGTAACCCAGGAAGCCTGTGAGAAGATAGCTGCTGACGCTTTCACCACCAATGCTGCTGAAGGGATAAAAATATGTCAGGGTTGGGTTAGCTGA
- a CDS encoding methyltetrahydrofolate cobalamin methyltransferase, which yields MIIIGEKINGTIPSVKKAIEARDEDFIRGLAIKQAEAGADFIDVCASTAPEAETETLLWLMDIVQDVTDTPLCIDSPNARAIERVIHHAKRPGLINSISLEGDKCEVIFPLMQNSGWQTIALTCNNAGIPKDVQTRVDIAKEIIEKAEDYGIAPDRIHMDPLVIALSADNQSLLNFAETTRKIKELYPTINVTSGLSNISFGMPLRKVVNQNFLTLAVFAGMNSAIMDPLDRDLMAALLAAEALLGQDQYCRKFANAYRKNKIGPLRIAE from the coding sequence GTGATCATTATCGGTGAAAAAATCAATGGCACTATTCCTAGTGTCAAAAAGGCAATAGAAGCCAGAGATGAAGACTTTATACGGGGACTGGCGATAAAGCAAGCTGAAGCCGGGGCTGACTTCATTGATGTATGTGCAAGTACAGCACCGGAAGCTGAAACAGAAACCTTGCTATGGTTGATGGATATAGTTCAGGATGTGACAGATACGCCTCTTTGTATTGACAGCCCCAATGCCAGAGCTATAGAAAGAGTTATTCATCATGCCAAACGGCCGGGATTGATAAACTCTATATCTTTGGAAGGTGATAAATGCGAGGTAATCTTTCCCCTGATGCAGAACTCAGGGTGGCAGACAATAGCGTTAACGTGTAATAATGCGGGAATTCCCAAAGATGTTCAGACAAGGGTGGATATAGCCAAAGAAATTATTGAAAAAGCAGAAGACTATGGCATCGCACCGGACAGAATACATATGGATCCATTGGTGATTGCTTTGTCGGCGGATAATCAATCCCTGCTTAATTTTGCGGAAACAACCCGGAAAATTAAAGAGCTTTATCCTACGATTAATGTGACTTCAGGCTTGAGCAATATCTCCTTTGGGATGCCGCTAAGAAAGGTAGTGAATCAAAATTTTTTAACACTGGCAGTGTTTGCAGGTATGAATTCGGCTATCATGGATCCTTTGGACAGGGATTTAATGGCCGCTTTGCTGGCTGCGGAAGCTTTATTAGGGCAGGATCAATACTGCCGAAAATTTGCAAATGCGTACCGTAAGAATAAGATTGGACCGCTCAGGATAGCGGAGTAA
- a CDS encoding amidohydrolase family protein, protein MIIDINMHHLPEDLFTNEKILDGFLSTAPRSYGEIASLGTIPETGKRQIILEKPKGYQNLNYVEGDYSLEAKLQAMDDNGVDKAILRVPVWQEWLKVDTCKIVNDNAAEMCKRSAGRLYATACVPPWGGKDNLYELERCVKDLGMVGVQLACHYGQLYLDDEAFKPYMKVLNELNVPVVVHHTPLPVYWQSVYEYTNLRRELGRIIDQATAVGRELFSGMFEEFPNLKFIHTMFGGNWFANYNLLMPHKGKKEEAMLRLDISESDRIKMYLKNNIYFDMTHPASWGKDQVECAIKVCGADHVLFGSSFPVFYNWMSQGIECVKSLDITEKERELITSGNAIRLFKLDV, encoded by the coding sequence ATGATTATCGATATCAATATGCATCATCTCCCGGAAGATCTATTTACGAATGAGAAGATCTTGGATGGTTTTCTGAGCACCGCCCCCCGCTCATATGGAGAAATTGCCTCATTAGGGACCATACCGGAGACCGGTAAGCGTCAAATCATTTTGGAAAAACCCAAGGGTTATCAGAACCTTAATTATGTTGAGGGTGACTACTCACTTGAGGCTAAGCTTCAGGCCATGGACGACAACGGTGTAGACAAAGCAATTCTGCGGGTACCGGTTTGGCAAGAATGGTTAAAGGTGGATACCTGCAAAATCGTCAACGACAACGCTGCTGAGATGTGCAAACGCTCGGCGGGACGTCTCTACGCTACCGCTTGCGTCCCTCCCTGGGGTGGAAAGGACAATCTGTATGAGCTGGAGCGCTGCGTCAAAGATTTGGGAATGGTAGGTGTTCAGCTTGCTTGTCATTACGGACAGCTTTATCTGGATGATGAGGCCTTTAAGCCTTATATGAAAGTGCTCAATGAGCTGAATGTACCCGTGGTTGTGCATCATACACCATTGCCGGTCTACTGGCAATCCGTTTATGAATACACAAATCTGCGCCGTGAGCTCGGGCGGATCATTGACCAGGCTACAGCAGTGGGCAGGGAACTGTTTAGCGGCATGTTCGAAGAGTTCCCCAATCTTAAATTTATTCACACGATGTTTGGCGGCAATTGGTTTGCCAACTACAATCTGCTCATGCCCCACAAGGGTAAAAAGGAAGAAGCCATGCTGCGTCTGGATATTTCGGAATCCGACCGCATTAAGATGTATCTAAAGAATAATATCTACTTCGATATGACTCACCCAGCCTCTTGGGGCAAAGACCAGGTAGAGTGTGCGATTAAGGTTTGTGGTGCCGACCATGTCTTGTTCGGCAGTTCTTTCCCTGTATTCTACAATTGGATGTCGCAAGGTATTGAGTGTGTGAAGAGTCTGGACATCACGGAGAAGGAGAGAGAACTCATCACCAGCGGCAACGCAATTCGCCTGTTTAAGCTGGATGTATAG
- a CDS encoding uroporphyrinogen decarboxylase family protein, translated as MSEKLNLYEERVRRVNDAIELREPDRVPVLSQIDNWALSYYGITLENALKDVEQEYQAYSKPFTDFSFDGAIFGGVTFPLNFVYSLGGGIYNNKMDTIQIATGHAELMGADEYDLLIADPIKFIRDTLLPRKHKIFQEGTVQEKFSKYAQAVGAFMQYVQTRGMLSERYKQEHGFPVFNNGACSCMATDAIMNYLRDFKGIMQDIKRCPEKVAEASDVLVDLMIKKTFGTAPQPADDRYVQLFLHLPQFIRAREFEKVYWPSFKKYVDAVTGRGHKIVILFEKNWEHLYEYIQDLPKGKILGFFEEDDLRKAKRALGKTMCIAGGLKTNDLGYGTREHCLDVVKGLIDDLAPGGGFILTTDKGLMSPNDAKPENLRAVTEFALQYGSY; from the coding sequence ATGTCAGAAAAATTAAACCTGTACGAAGAAAGGGTACGTAGAGTCAATGACGCCATAGAATTAAGGGAGCCTGACCGAGTTCCTGTTTTATCGCAGATAGATAACTGGGCACTTTCTTATTACGGCATAACCTTGGAAAACGCTTTAAAAGATGTGGAGCAGGAGTACCAGGCATATTCCAAGCCGTTTACAGATTTTTCTTTTGATGGAGCGATTTTCGGGGGGGTTACGTTTCCTTTGAATTTCGTTTATTCCTTGGGGGGCGGAATTTATAATAATAAAATGGATACCATTCAAATAGCTACCGGGCATGCGGAGCTTATGGGCGCCGATGAGTACGATCTTTTGATTGCCGATCCTATAAAATTTATCCGTGATACTCTTTTGCCCAGAAAGCACAAAATTTTCCAAGAAGGAACCGTTCAAGAGAAATTCAGCAAATACGCTCAGGCCGTAGGTGCTTTTATGCAGTATGTCCAGACTCGGGGAATGCTTAGTGAAAGGTATAAACAAGAACACGGGTTTCCTGTGTTTAACAACGGCGCGTGCAGTTGCATGGCCACCGATGCCATCATGAATTATCTACGGGATTTTAAAGGAATTATGCAGGATATCAAGAGATGTCCGGAGAAAGTCGCGGAGGCCAGCGATGTATTGGTGGATCTGATGATCAAAAAAACGTTTGGAACAGCGCCTCAGCCAGCCGATGACAGATATGTTCAACTGTTTTTGCACTTGCCGCAATTTATCAGAGCTCGAGAATTTGAAAAAGTCTACTGGCCTTCGTTTAAAAAATATGTAGATGCCGTAACAGGCCGCGGGCATAAAATAGTTATCTTATTCGAGAAGAATTGGGAGCATCTATACGAATATATTCAAGATCTGCCGAAAGGCAAAATCCTTGGCTTTTTTGAGGAGGATGATTTGCGCAAAGCCAAGAGAGCTCTTGGCAAAACCATGTGCATTGCCGGCGGGCTTAAGACGAATGATTTAGGTTATGGAACAAGAGAGCATTGTCTTGATGTAGTAAAAGGGCTGATTGATGATTTGGCTCCGGGGGGCGGGTTTATTCTGACAACGGATAAAGGTCTGATGTCACCTAATGATGCTAAGCCGGAGAATCTTAGAGCCGTTACTGAATTTGCCCTGCAGTATGGTTCCTATTAG